In the Solanum pennellii chromosome 5, SPENNV200 genome, one interval contains:
- the LOC107019667 gene encoding uncharacterized protein LOC107019667, which translates to MANLTKLEFTALQSSGRNYLSWVLDAEIHLDAMGLEDTIKEENKASNQNCARAMIFLRHHLDEILKIEYLTVKDPLVLWKNLKERFDHLKMVIHPKARYDWMHLRLQDFKSIHEYNSAMFRITSQLKLCGETVSEIDMMEKTFSTFHASNVLLQQQYREKGFKKYSELISHLLVAEQNNDLLLKNHENRPTGSEPLPEVNEAYAHHARRGKGRGPNRGRGRGRGRGRGRDYGQERNSNLGINHSSNKKETIN; encoded by the exons atggccAATCTTACAAAACTAGAGTTCACTGCCCTCCAAAGTTCGGGCAGGAACTACCTCTCATGGGTGTTGGATGCTGAAATCCACCTTGATGCAATGGGTCTTGAAGAcaccataaaagaagaaaataaggcaTCAAATCAAAACTGTGCACGAGCAATGATATTCTTGCGTCATCATCTTGACGAGATTCTGAAAATCGAATATCTGACAGTTAAGGATCCACTTGTTTTGTGGAAAAACCTAAAAGAAAGATTTGACCACTTGAAGATGGTCATACATCCAAAGGCACGATATGATTGGATGCATCTAAGGCTACAAGACTTTAAGTCTATACATGAGTATAATTCTGCCATGTTCAGAATCACTTCtcaattgaaattatgtggagaaacgGTTAGTGAgattgatatgatggaaaagacATTCTCCACTTTCCATGCCTCGAATGTGCTCTTGCAGCAACAATATCGAGAGAAAGGTTTCAAAAAGTATTCTGAACtaatttctcatcttcttgtggccgagcaaaataatgatttattattgaaaaatcatgAGAATCGACCTACTGGATCTGAACCACTTCCTGAAGTGAATGAGGCGTACGCCCACCATGCTAGGCGTGGAAAAGGTCGCGGTCCTAATCGTGGACGTGGACGTGGTCGTGGACGTGGACGTGGTCGTGATTATGGTCAAGAACGTAATTCTAATCTTGGCAttaatcattcatcaaataaaaag GAAACAATAAATTAA
- the LOC107019037 gene encoding GDSL esterase/lipase At2g04570-like has product MKAYNFMPCIILFFVQIIIPFVVGGKVPAIIVFGDSTVDTGNNNQILTVLKSNFPPYGRDYYDNKATGRFCNGRIPPDFISEAFGLRPFVPAYLDPMYNITDFAVGVCFASAGTGYDTATSHVLNVMPIWKEIENYKEYQKRLEAYVGIQKSKYIIEEALYIVSMGTNDFLENYFAMQSVRAFQYTTEQYRGFIIGHVENFIKEIYQLGARKISLTGLPPMGCLPLERAANMLRGQGDTCNNDYNDCALKFNEMLSALIQKLNKELPGIRIAFANPYGIILQMVENPASFGFEVERIACCGTGLFEMSYLCNKLNPLTCRDPNKYVFWDSFHLTQKTNQIITNSLMKNVLHQFV; this is encoded by the exons atgaaagcTTACAACTTCATGCcatgtataattttattttttgtccaAATTATTATCCCTTTTGTTGTAGGAGGAAAAGTTCCAGCAATTATCGTATTCGGCGATTCGACGGTAGATACTggaaataataatcaaattttaactGTTCTTAAGAGTAATTTTCCACCTTATGGACGTGATTATTATGATAATAAGGCAACAGGAAGGTTTTGTAATGGACGTATTCCACCAGATTTTATATCTGAGGCTTTTGGTTTGAGGCCATTTGTGCCTGCTTATTTGGATCCAATGTATAATATAACTGATTTTGCTGTTGGAGTTTGTTTTGCTTCTGCTGGCACTGGTTATGACACTGCCACTTCTCATGTTTTA AATGTGATGCCAATATGGAAGGAAATAGAGAACTACAAGGAGTATCAAAAGAGACTAGAAGCATATGTAGGGatccaaaaatcaaaatacataATAGAAGAAGCACTTTATATTGTAAGCATGGGAACAAATGATTTTTTGGAGAATTATTTTGCAATGCAAAGTGTACGTGCATTTCAATACACAACAGAACAGTATAGAGGGTTTATTATTGGACATGTTgagaattttattaaagaaatttATCAACTTGGAGCTAGGAAAATATCATTAACTGGACTACCACCAATGGGTTGTTTACCTTTAGAAAGAGCAGCAAATATGTTAAGAGGACAAGGTGATACATGCAATAACGATTATAATGATTGTGCTTTGAAGTTTAATGAGATGTTGAGTGCTTTAATTCAAAAGTTGAATAAGGAGCTTCCTGGGATTAGAATTGCTTTTGCTAATCCATATGGTATCATACTTCAAATGGTCGAAAATCCTGCCTCATTTG GATTTGAAGTGGAACGTATAGCATGTTGTGGCACAGGATTATTCGAAATGAGTTACTTATGTAATAAGTTAAATCCACTCACATGCCGTGACCCAAATAAGTATGTTTTTTGGGATTCTTTCCATCTCACCCAAAAAACTAACCAAATTATCACCAATTCCTTGATGAAAAATGTCCTCCATCAATTTGTGTAA
- the LOC107019011 gene encoding GDSL esterase/lipase At2g04570-like codes for MEAYYKFIPCLIIIFVQLTIIIPCVIGGKVPAIIVFGDSSVDAGNNNQISTVLKSNFEPYGRDFYGKMPTGRFCNGRIPPDFISEAFGLRPFVPAYLDPMFSITDFAGGVCFASAGTGYDNATSQVLNVIPLWKEIENYKEYSKKLEAYVGRKKAKYIIQEALYLVSLGTNDFLENYYSIQSKRASQFTIEQYQGFLIELAENFIKEIYQLGARKISFTGLPPMGCLPLERATNIIGGHGDACNEKYNDCALRFNVMLNGLVDKLNRELPGMKMVFSNPYELILQIIRNPSSFGFEVAGVACCGTGLFEMSYLCDKLNPLTCTDANKYVFWDSFHLSQKTNLIITNFLMKNVLNQFL; via the exons atggaagCTTATTACAAGTTCATTCCAtgtcttattataatttttgttcaaCTAACTATTATTATCCCTTGTGTTATAGGAGGAAAAGTTCCAGCAATTATAGTATTCGGCGATTCATCGGTAGATGCTggaaataataatcaaatttctaCTGTTCTTAAGAGTAATTTTGAGCCTTATGGACGTGATTTTTATGGTAAAATGCCAACAGGAAGATTTTGTAATGGGCGTATCCCGCCTGATTTTATATCTGAGGCTTTTGGTTTGAGACCATTTGTGCCTGCTTATTTGGATCCAATGTTTAGTATTACTGATTTTGCTGGTGGAGTTTGTTTTGCTTCCGCTGGTACTGGTTATGATAATGCCACTTCTCAAGTTCTA AATGTGATACCATTGTGGAAGGAAATAGAGAACTACAAGGAGTATTCAAAGAAACTAGAAGCATATGTAGGGAGAAAAAAAGCAAAATACATAATACAAGAAGCACTCTATCTAGTGAGCTTGGGAACAAATGATTTCTTGgaaaattattattcaatacAAAGCAAACGTGCATCTCAATTTACAATAGAACAATATCAAGGCTTTCTAATTGAACTTGCTGAGAATTTTATCAAAGAAATTTATCAACTTGGAGCTAGGAAAATATCATTTACTGGACTTCCTCCAATGGGATGTTTACCTTTAGAAAGAGCAACAAATATTATAGGAGGACATGGAGATGCATGCAATGAGAAATATAATGATTGTGCTTTGAGGTTTAATGTGATGTTGAATGGTTTGGTTGACAAGTTAAATAGGGAACTTCCAGGGATGAAAATGGTTTTTTCTAATCCATATGAGCTCATACTTCAAATTATCAGAAATCCTTCTTCATTTG GATTTGAGGTGGCTGGTGTAGCATGTTGTGGCACAGGATTATTTGAAATGAGTTATTTATGTGACAAATTAAACCCACTAACATGCACTGAtgcaaataaatatgtattttgggATTCTTTCCATCTCTCCCAAAAAACTAATCTCATTATCACCAATTTCTTGATGAAAAATGTCCTCaatcaatttttataa